From Brassica oleracea var. oleracea cultivar TO1000 chromosome C3, BOL, whole genome shotgun sequence, a single genomic window includes:
- the LOC106334635 gene encoding putative pentatricopeptide repeat-containing protein At1g28020, translating into MMSHNLQHHTRSILAHSSRTLLFCSYTNGTLPSSPRHSTTTLHSRIEAASEGKTAITRVLEQWRRQQKGKQINPSMVRVLVEELRDSQRFRQALEVSDWMIEHKLCNLIPEDFTARFCLIENVLGLKEAEKFFESVPENQRGEAIYTALLNSYTVKKDLVKAEGTFKNMREIGLLLKPLPYNSMMSLYFSVRKRDKVDEIMREMKENNVQFDTLTVNIALRVYASVSDLLAMEKLLAHWEGTITLHCLTSLDMAKAYLRNGFKVKAREMLLRTEEDHIDPESYAELLTLYGEAGEREDVYRIWDLYKMTEKQDNDGFRALFGSLLKLNDLSGAEEIYYNEWDGSGLDFDVRIPTMLASGYREKGLVKKADKLMIKTIRNEKMVRPIGQLLVEWGKKGNLVEPSYMRELIKDLCDSKQYPKALEASTWVSERNLFALFPEDYAARLHLIDNVLGLEQAEKFFNCSMPENMKNYSVYSTLLTTYTRSSKTVDKAEATFEKMEELGFLLNSTPFNSMISLYSEMRKRSKVMKLLEKMKEKNIEPDNVIMNHVLRVNAYVSAMECMEKYKREWEDNNLKLEVRTMDAIAKAYEAEGSTLKAIEITSSKKEVYRLWDAYKKDSVGDMSNEGYRSVIRSLLKLDDVKGAQEVFNEWKPERYEFDSRIPSLLISRYCEEEKYNEVKTRDVMKLSRKKRRGLQFELFKDVCVILTATSFGVGFVPCMVWICGGETITVWGSLGVVVTGIVLAVTNSF; encoded by the coding sequence ATGATGTCGCATAATCTCCAGCACCATACGAGGAGTATCCTCGCTCACAGTAGCAGGACTCTATTATTCTGCTCCTACACAAACGGAACCCTACCGTCTTCCCCAAGGCACAGCACTACTACTCTGCATAGCCGTATCGAAGCCGCTTCAGAAGGCAAAACAGCAATCACTAGGGTTCTTGAACAATGGAGACGTCAACAAAAAGGTAAGCAAATAAACCCTTCGATGGTGAGAGTACTCGTGGAGGAGCTTAGAGACTCGCAACGTTTTCGTCAAGCCCTAGAGGTATCTGACTGGATGATTGAGCATAAGCTATGCAACCTCATCCCTGAAGACTTCACAGCTAGGTTTTGTCTTATAGAGAACGTGTTGGGGTTGAAAGAAGCTGAGAAGTTCTTTGAGAGCGTCCCGGAGAATCAGAGAGGTGAAGCGATCTACACCGCTTTGTTGAACAGTTACACGGTGAAGAAGGATCTTGTTAAAGCTGAAGGTACTTTCAAGAACATGAGGGAGATAGGTTTGCTTTTGAAGCCTTTGCCTTACAACTCGATGATGTCTCTCTACTTCTCTGTCCGAAAGAGAGACAAGGTCGATGAGATTATGCGAGAGATGAAGGAGAACAACGTTCAGTTTGATACTCTCACCGTGAACATTGCTTTGAGAGTGTATGCTTCTGTGTCTGACTTGTTGGCAATGGAGAAGCTTCTTGCTCATTGGGAAGGGACTATAACGCTGCATTGCCTCACGTCACTTGACATGGCAAAGGCTTATCTAAGAAATGGTTTCAAGGTTAAGGCGAGGGAGATGCTTCTTAGAACAGAAGAGGACCACATAGATCCTGAGTCCTATGCTGAACTCTTGACGCTATATGGTGAAGCTGGAGAGAGAGAAGACGTTTACCGTATATGGGACTTGTACAAGATGACAGAGAAGCAAGATAATGATGGGTTTAGAGCTTTGTTTGGATCTCTCTTGAAGCTTAATGATCTCAGTGGGGCAGAGGAGATTTACTACAACGAGTGGGATGGCTCTGGTCTTGATTTCGATGTCCGAATCCCGACAATGTTGGCTTCTGGTTACCGCGAAAAGGGACTCGTTAAGAAGGCAGATAAGCTGATGATTAAAACCATAAGAAATGAAAAAATGGTTAGACCTATTGGTCAGTTGCTTGTGGAATGGGGCAAGAAAGGGAACCTAGTGGAGCCTTCTTACATGAGAGAACTTATCAAGGATCTTTGTGACTCAAAACAATACCCTAAAGCACTTGAGGCATCAACATGGGTGAGTGAAAGAAACTTGTTTGCTCTTTTCCCTGAGGACTATGCAGCTAGGCTTCATCTCATTGACAATGTATTAGGTTTGGAACAAGCAGAGAAGTTTTTTAATTGTAGCATGCCTGAGAACATGAAGAACTACTCTGTCTACTCTACACTCCTAACCACATACACAAGATCATCCAAAACTGTGGATAAAGCAGAAGCCACTTTTGAGAAGATGGAAGAGCTAGGGTTCCTATTAAACTCCACACCATTCAACTCAATGATATCTCTCTACAGTGAGATGAGAAAAAGAAGCAAGGTCATGAAGCTTCTAGAGAAGATGAAGGAGAAGAACATAGAGCCGGATAATGTCATAATGAACCACGTTTTGAGAGTTAACGCATATGTATCAGCCATGGAATGCATGGAGAAGTATAAGAGAGAATGGGAAGACAATAATCTCAAACTTGAAGTGAGGACTATGGATGCAATAGCAAAGGCTTACGAAGCAGAAGGGTCAACACTAAAGGCTATAGAGATAACGTCGAGTAAAAAAGAAGTGTACCGTCTATGGGATGCGTACAAGAAAGATAGCGTGGGAGACATGAGTAATGAAGGGTATAGAAGTGTGATTAGGTCTTTGTTGAAGCTAGACGATGTGAAAGGAGCACAAGAGGTATTTAACGAGTGGAAGCCAGAGAGATACGAGTTTGATTCTAGGATTCCGAGTTTGCTGATCTCTCGTTATTGCGAGGAGGAGAAGTATAATGAAGTGAAGACAAGGGATGTAATGAAGTTGAGTAGAAAGAAGAGGAGAGGGTTGCAGTTTGAGTTGTTTAAGGATGTATGTGTTATATTAACGGCTACTTCATTTGGGGTTGGGTTTGTTCCGTGCATGGTATGGATTTGTGGAGGAGAGACCATTACTGTTTGGGGCTCGCTAGGGGTAGTAGTCACTGGTATTGTTTTAGCAGTTACAAATTCTTTTTGA
- the LOC106336477 gene encoding eukaryotic translation initiation factor 3 subunit G-like, whose translation MTTDPQQKTSKFRWGEMDEDDDLDFLLPPKQVIGPDENGLKTVIEYKFNDEGNKVKITTKSRVRKLASARLNKRAMERRSWPKFGDAANEDAGSRLTMVSTEEILLERPRAPGTKADDTKAAGDNLSQLGKGGAVLMVCRTCGKKGDHWTSKCPYKDLAAPTDVFVDKPPTGETSTASAAPGSGKAAYVPPSMRAGADRSAGGSDMRRRNDENSVRVTNLSEDTREPDLMELFHPFGAVTRVYVAIDQKTGVSRGFGFVNFVSREDAQRAINKLNGYGYDNLILRVEWATPRPT comes from the exons ATGACGACCGATCCACAGCAGAAAACGAGCAAGTTCCGATGGGGGGAGATGGACGAAGACGACGATCTCGATTTCCTTCTCCCTCCCAAGCAAGTGATCGGCCCAGACGAGAACGGATTGAAGACGGTGATCGAGTACAAGTTCAACGACGAAGGCAACAAGGTCAAGATCACGACCAAGTCACGCGTCCGAAAGCTAGCTTCCGCGCGGCTCAACAAACGAGCCATGGAGCGGAGGAGCTGGCCTAAGTTCGGAGACGCCGCGAATGAGGACGCTGGTAGCCGTCTCACCATGGTTTCGACCGAAGAGATTCTTCTTGAACGACCTAGGGCTCCTG GTACCAAAGCAGATGATACAAAGGCAGCAGGGGACAACTTGTCTCAGCTGGGTAAAGGTGGTGCAGTCCTCATGGTTTGCAGGACATGCGGCAAAAAAGGTGATCACTGGACATCTAAATGCCCTTACAAGGATCTAGCCGCACCCACCGATGTCTTTGTCGACAAGCCACCCACGGGGGAAACATCTACCGCATCCGCTGCACCTGGATCCGGCAAGGCCGCTTATGTCCCTCCTAGCATGAGAGCAGGTGCAGACAGGAGCGCTGGTGGTTCGGACATGAGGAGGAGGAACGACGAGAACTCTGTGCGTGTGACTAACTTGTCTGAAGACACCCGCGAACCGGATTTGATGGAGCTCTTCCATCCGTTTGGAGCTGTGACTCGTGTCTATGTGGCGATTGATCAGAAAACTGGAGTGAGCAGAGGATTTGGTTTCGTTAATTTCGTGAGCAGAGAAGACGCTCAACGAGCCATCAACAAACTGAATGGTTATGGTTATGATAACCTCATCCTCAGGGTTGAGTGGGCCACTCCAAGACCCACCTAG
- the LOC106330199 gene encoding putative pentatricopeptide repeat-containing protein At1g28020 has translation MISLQQQARRFLAHSSNARLFCSNTNQTIWASNQTLQSRIESALNQKAKISTVLEQWRQQGNKLNPSLVRGIFEKLRDSKRYPQALEVSQWMAERKICSLVPEDYAARFNLVESVLGLEEAEKFLEKVPENLKGESMYTSLLKSYAKSGKRSLGRAEAAFKKMRELGLLLKPSPYSSMTSLYSSIGNRGKVDEILREMKDNNVKLDSLTLNNVLRVYAAESDVASMEKLLEGSEEAASTLQLRTVLDMAKAYLRVGSKREARGMLLRAEVLNEPASYVELMRLYGEAGKCSEDIYRIWNLYKKTGKQNSEGFLALLGSLLNLDDTKGAAEMYYKEYECSGLEFDVRIPNTLVSGFRKKGMVRKADNLMNKTLRNKMLADKEIAPLLEEWGKPSELRDLIKNLKDSNQFSKALEASSWLCGQKAINLFPEDYADRLDLTEKVLGLKEADKFFNTSIPENMKSFSVYSTLLNSYTRSHQNIDKAEAIFEKMGELGFLTKLSPFKSMISLYSVLGKPAEIENLLRKMKEKNIEPDSVTMNNVLRVNAYVSAVDLMDEHKSQWVDDGELKLEVETMEAMAAAYEKAGSILKAVEITTSKQEVYRLRDMIGEMGNEEYLSVIRSLSKLGDVQGAQEMYGEWEQVKGVEFDARIPGLLISRYCQVEGDEMKARQMLNSSRQKVNETEFKLFMKDMGLTLLFIPVVMSVIWLCTTFPPIIFMLMLGYFLP, from the exons ATGATTAGTCTTCAGCAACAGGCAAGGCGTTTTCTTGCTCACAGCAGCAACGCTCGTCTCTTCTGCTCCAACACAAACCAAACCATATGGGCGTCGAATCAAACCTTGCAGAGCCGGATAGAGTCGGCTTTAAATCAGAAGGCAAAGATCAGTACGGTGCTTGAGCAATGGAGACAACAAGGGAACAAGTTGAATCCTTCTCTGGTGAGAGGAATCTTCGAGAAGCTCCGCGACTCCAAGCGGTATCCACAAGCCCTAGAGGTATCACAGTGGATGGCTGAACGTAAGATATGCAGTCTCGTACCTGAAGATTACGCAGCACGTTTTAATCTGGTCGAGAGTGTATTAGGTTTAGAAGAAGCAGAGAAGTTCCTGGAGAAGGTCCCCGAGAATCTGAAAGGTGAGTCTATGTACACATCTCTACTAAAGAGCTACGCAAAGTCTGGTAAGAGAAGTCTTGGGAGAGCAGAAGCTGCTTTCAAGAAGATGAGAGAGCTAGGTTTGCTCTTGAAACCTTCACCGTACAGCTCCATGACCTCTCTCTACAGCTCTATTGGAAACCGAG GTAAGGTCGATGAGATTCTGCGAGAGATGAAGGATAACAACGTCAAGCTTGATAGTCTCACCTTGAACAACGTTTTGCGAGTGTACGCTGCTGAATCTGACGTGGCGTCGATGGAAAAGCTTCTGGAGGGTTCGGAAGAGGCCGCAAGTACGCTTCAGTTGCGCACAGTTCTTGACATGGCAAAGGCTTATCTGAGAGTTGGTTCTAAGAGAGAAGCGAGAGGTATGCTTCTTAGAGCAGAGGTGCTAAACGAACCCGCCTCCTATGTGGAGCTCATGAGGCTATACGGTGAAGCAGGAAAGTGTAGTGAAGATATTTACCGTATATGGAACCTATACAAGAAGACAGGAAAGCAGAACAGCGAAGGTTTCCTAGCTTTGCTTGGATCTCTCTTGAATCTTGATGATACCAAAGGAGCAGCAGAGATGTACTACAAAGAGTACGAGTGTTCTGGTCTTGAGTTTGATGTCCGAATCCCAAATACGTTGGTGTCTGGTTTTCGCAAAAAGGGAATGGTGAGAAAAGCAGATAACTTGATGAACAAGACTTTAAGGAACAAAATGCTTGCTGATAAAGAAATCGCTCCGTTGCTGGAAGAGTGGGGGAAGCCTTCAGAGCTGAGAGACCTCATCAAGAATCTTAAAGATTCAAATCAGTTCTCTAAAGCACTTGAGGCATCTTCATGGCTTTGTGGTCAAAAGGCGATTAATCTTTTTCCAGAAGATTATGCAGATAGGCTTGACCTAACTGAGAAAGTGTTGGGTTTGAAAGAAGCTGATAAGTTTTTCAACACAAGCATCCCTGAAAATATGAAGAGCTTCTCTGTCTACTCCACACTCTTGAACTCATACACGAGATCTCACCAAAACATTGATAAAGCTGAGGCTATCTTTGAGAAGATGGGAGAGCTAGGTTTCCTCACCAAACTCTCACCGTTTAAGTCGATGATATCTCTCTACAGCGTGCTAGGGAAACCAGCTGAGATAGAAAATCTTCTAAGGAAGATGAAGGAGAAGAACATAGAGCCGGATAGTGTCACAATGAACAACGTTTTGAGAGTAAACGCTTATGTATCAGCCGTTGACTTGATGGACGAGCATAAGAGCCAATGGGTTGATGATGGAGAGCTCAAGCTTGAAGTGGAAACGATGGAAGCAATGGCAGCGGCTTACGAGAAAGCAGGATCAATACTTAAGGCGGTAGAGATAACAACGAGTAAACAAGAAGTGTACCGTCTAAGGGACATGATAGGAGAGATGGGTAATGAAGAGTATCTAAGTGTGATTAGGTCTTTGTCGAAGCTTGGTGATGTACAAGGAGCACAAGAGATGTATGGAGAGTGGGAACAAGTTAAAGGAGTAGAGTTCGATGCTAGGATACCTGGTTTGCTAATCTCACGTTATTGCCAGGTCGAAGGTGATGAAATGAAGGCGAGGCAAATGTTGAATTCGAGTAGACAGAAGGTGAATGAGACGGAGTTTAAGCTGTTCATGAAAGATATGGGGTTGACTCTTCTCTTTATACCGGTGGTTATGTCCGTGATATGGTTGTGTACAACCTTCCCCCCTATCATTTTTATGTTAATGCTAGGTTATTTTTTGCCCTAG